In the Carassius auratus strain Wakin chromosome 50, ASM336829v1, whole genome shotgun sequence genome, one interval contains:
- the LOC113066764 gene encoding G/T mismatch-specific thymine DNA glycosylase-like, giving the protein MDERLYGSLPHAPSEYLQQWVQSAQQHLQTLQAQYPHMANGNAGFMMEGPREDKGMQQMPVHPEDAAQLEPAIAQKAPAKGKRGRPASKEPKAKGEPKAKPGPKPKKAKEDKEAPPAEGQEKIDGTFKKVKRKVDRFKGMSEEEVMKKTLPDILTPNLDYVIIGINPGLMAAFIGRWFPGPGNHFWKCLFLSGFTEKLLNHMDDQSLPEKYSIGFTNMVARATPGSKDLSSKELREGGKILVEKIMKFKPLIAVFNGKCIYEMFCREIFGKKPKTLEFGLQPHKIPDSETALYLMPSSSARCAQFPRAQDKVHFYIKLRELRDQLKGVIKPVEIEEVKYTFDLGLAKEDAKRMAIKEEQYDPGYEVAFGGAYGEPAPEGGQSNGYCNFSTSEKTADTAEEAPVNPNAVGQVQDGQWMMQSFADQIPDIGSSSQTQNWGV; this is encoded by the exons ATGGATGAAAGGCTCTATGGATCTTTGCCTCATGCCCCCTCGGAATACCTCCAACAATG GGTTCAGTCAGCTCAGCAACATCTGCAGACCCTTCAGGCTCAGTATCCTCACATGGCTAATGGCAATGCTGGTTTTATGATGGAGGGACCCAGAGAAGATAAAGGCATGCAGCAGATGCCAGTGCACCCAGAGGATGCAGCCCAACTGGAGCCTGCAATAGCACAGAAAG CACCTGCTAAAGGAAAGCGAGGAAGGCCAGCGAGCAAAGAACCTAAAGCCAAAGGCGAACCTAAAGCCAAACCGGGACCTAAACCCAAGAAAGCTAAAGAGGATAAGGAGGCCCCACCAGCTGAAGGACAGGAGAAGATTGATGGAACATTTAAGAAAGTCAAGAGGAAAGTCGATCGCTTTAAGGGCATGTCAGAGGAGGAAGTCATGAAAAAAACACTGCCTGACATTCTTACCCCAAATCTAGACTATGTCATT ATTGGAATTAATCCAGGGTTGATGGCGGCCTTCATTGGAAGATGGTTCCCCGGACCAGGAAACCATTTTT GGAAGTGTCTGTTCCTGTCTGGATTCACAGAGAAGTTGCTAAATCACATGGATGATCAGAGTTTGCCTGAGAAATACAGCATCGGCTTCACAAATATGGTAGCTAGAGCCACCCCGGGAAGCAAAGATCTCTCTAG CAAGGAACTTCGAGAAGGTGGTAAAATCTTAGTGGAAAAGATCATGAAATTCAAGCCACTCATAGCAGTTTTTAACGGGAAAT gTATATATGAAATGTTCTGTAGGGAGATATTTGGGAAGAAGCCCAAAACACTTGAATTTGGCCTACAGCCTCATAAGATTCCTGACTCTGAGACG GCGTTGTACCTGATGCCGTCCTCCAGTGCCCGCTGTGCTCAGTTTCCTCGTGCTCAGGACAAAGTGCATTTTTACATCAAGCTGAGAGAGCTCCGAGATCAACTGAAGGGTGTGATCAAACCAGTGGAGATAGAAGAAGTGAAATATACCTTTGATCTCGGCCTGGCCAAAG agGATGCTAAGAGAATGGCCATCAAGGAAGAGCAGTATGATCCTGGTTATGAGGTAGCTTTCGGAGGAGCTTATGGAGAACCGGCACCTGAAGGAGGCCAGAGCAATGGATATTGTAACTTCTCCACATCTGAGAAAACAG CTGACACAGCTGAGGAGGCGCCTGTGAATCCAAATGCGGTTGGCCAGGTTCAGGACGGTCAGTGGATGATGCAGTCTTTTGCCGATCAGATCCCAGACATCGGCAGCTCCTCTCAAACCCAAAACTGGGGTGTATGA